The genomic DNA TTTCCAACACTTCATGCTCCTCGGAGTCACACTCACCCTCCTCATCTTGCCACCCAACAAGATCATTCGCGACGACGGAAGCAAGGCCACAAAGTTCACCTACTCCTCCATGGGCAAAGAGGGCACTGAAATCCTCAAGCTCTTCACCAACTGGAAGATGTTGCTCGTGCTCCCCGCTGCCTGGGCCAGCAACTTCTTCTACACCTACCAGTTCAACAACGTCAATGGCGTCCTCTTCAATCTCCGTACCCAGGGTCTCAATAACGTCTTCTATTGGTGCGCACGGATGATAGGCTCGGCTGGCATAGGATACTTTCTGGACTTCGGGCTCGCTAGCTGCAGGAAGAGGGGGCTCATTGGGGTTGCTATTGTTGCTGTGCTTGGCACTGCTATTTGGGGAGGAGGCCTTGCCAACCAGCTCAGGTACAAGGATGGAAAATGGCAGGACCTCATCTTTTTCAAGGATGGGCTCCGATACGCTGGCCCACTTTTGCTCTTCTTCAGCTACGGGCTACTTGATGCCATGTTCCAGAGCCTCGTCTATTGGATCATTGGTGCCCTCGCAAATGACTCACAGATCCTGAGCAGGTAATAAATCTAATTAATAATGCAACTTTCTTATTACTTTCGCAGGGTTTTGATCCTCTTGAGACTTGAAAGAGCAGCAAGGGTCCAAAATATAGTCCATTTAGGTTTGTTCTAGTCAATATTTTTatcttttataatttaaaattttgtgTAGATTGACATTATTGCACATATCCTATTACTAAACCTCCACccttgcttgccaaagatgttCATCACCATATATGTGGCTTCCAAATTTTGGATGCGGTGGTTAAGTGATGGCGTTCCTCCTCCTTTTACAGCAAGGACCAGCAAAACCAATGTGTTACTCTGAAAAATAATTGAGCTTTGTAAAAAATCACATTATTACAGTTAACCCAAATCGCCAAACATATCCCACTCGGCCCGACAAGAATTTTGTACACTAGCTTTTTATTGACCCCATTTAACCGATCCCCATAAATGCGAGACAGAGAATTTAGTATGGGGGTTTAAGATGCAAAGCAACATGTATCGACTCCAAACGAATCTAACAAAAATGACAAAAGCAAAGCTCGTAAGCAACATGTACCTGGGCGATGGCCCACTCTTGCCAAAATATTTTCTGAAGCAGCCCTGTACGATGCTTCTAATCATCACACAAACAAAGCTCGTATATGTTGTCCAGATAGTTTTTCCTCAAAAGGATTCTTATCTGCCTCCGATCCTGTGCAGGTATGTCGGATTCTACAACGCAGTGCAGAGTGCTGGGGCAGCTGTTGCATGGCAAATCGACATGCACAAGACTCCTCTGATAACCCAGCTGGTTGTGAATTGGGCACTCATGACTGTCAGCTACCCATTGCTCGTCCTGCTGCTGTTCTTGGCTGTCAAGGACTAGGAAACTAGAGGGATGATAAGTAATTGAAGAGTAATTGATTCATTTTGGTGGATTTAGCTGGAGGAGAAGAACAATAAAGAAGAACAGAGTTCGGAAACGATGGGGCCTTCCTGATCCCTCTCACTTTCCTTTTATCTTTATTACTACTTTTACAATTTAGTCCCTTCATTATATAATATTACACACATCAACATAAGTGCTATATATTAGGAAGGGCAATTTGGAATGCTCAAAATAGGTCAAGAACCTTAGAGGGACAATGGCACTCACAGTTTGTGGAGAGTAACAATAACATCAAGGACTAAATACATTATTATCTCTCCATCTTTTATTTCTTGTTCAAGACATTCCATTTCGGGAGCATTTGTTTGAAGCCGCATGTATGTGGTTGGAGTTCTTGGCTGTGATGTATGAGGACAACTCGGTTTCTTCAGTGGAGGACAGCAAGGAGAAAGATGGTAAGGTATATATCTCTATCTGCACCGACCGGTTCACCATTGAGGATCCGCATTTTTTCACTGTCTgcgttctttttcttcttttttcgcGCATTGTAGAAATTCGGGGTGTTGAGTTTACTTAGTGTGTAGAGCTTGTGGAGGTGGGCTACGCCTTGTGCCATTCAGATTTGCCGGGGCATTTCCGCTGTCGCATTTGTGAATTTTGCTGCAACCTGCAACCCATGAACAGTACATATATGCAAGCATCGAAGGGCTAGCAGCATCCTATCACATTTCAGGATTCGGGCCACTCTTATCAATTCCATCATATTAATTTATTACCATGATGAGTAAAGTGCGACGCTTGAAAATGACTTCATTGCATGATGACCAGCAAAGAAAGTGTTCAGAACAAGCTAGGGCTAGTTTGGGGGGTCAGGTCAGGTCTAATCCATCACCACGTCGAGTCTAGTTGGTCCACGAAACTCATACGATACCCTGAGGCCCATGGGTCTACGAACACATGGCCGAATGGGgcggggaattttttttatttttatatattttttttcgattttgcagaaatatatagtcggatggaaAAATTGTAGATTTGGGCTAttgccgccggcccaggcggcggaaggGTCTTACCGCCGCCTCAGCCGGCGGTAAGGACCCCCCGCCAACGGTCAGCGGCCGGCGTAACTGCGGGCGCGTGAGTCGAGGCGTTACCGCCGGCTCAGCCGGCGGTAACGCCTTTTCGACGCCTGGGTCGGCGGCAGTCGCGCCTCTTTATAAACCtgcccgcgcccctccccttcccccgcaCCAGTGCGCCCGAGCAGCAAGCCAGAGAAGCCAGGGAAGGAAgagggaagagaaagaggaaaggaggaaggaaaaaaaagaaagagaggaggaggaagagggaagaaaaaaaagaaagaaaggaggaggagggggaagagggAAGGACTTCCTTCTTTCTCaggtaaatttttttttaatctcgtagtttagtttagatctagatttagaaatattagtggatctgaaatttagaaatattagtagaTTTAGGTTTACAAGTAATAgtggatctagatctagactTAGAAACTTTTAGTTGTTTTTAGATaggaaaatgtagcttagttagtataaCTGATTTAGCTTATACAGTAAAATAGAGTCagcattattagatttatttgttctGGTAAATGGCTACAATAAATGAGTTATTAAATTCTGATTTTTCGTTAGGTATTCGAATATAGTTTTTTGATAACAATATTAGTTTTGTTTCTTCTGGTAAATCACTGCGATAAATGTAGTTAGTAAATTATAATTTTTTGGTTAGGTATTACTATATAGTTTTTCGGtaacattattagatttatttgttgtggtgcatggctatgataaagttagttagtaagtttggtttagtgttacatagttgtttgtttattcaattGAGGTCGTTATTGTAGTTAATTTATGTATAGTGCTGAGAATAATTTGGAATGcccgtttcatgtatgttgcGAGGCATGTCAGATAGTGTCAACATTCAAGTGTACTATAGgccgggggaggttagatatggtccagaaggggtagatttgagtggattcccctgtttcaccaagtgtgttacaagagcaagagagagaacttggggggTATATGCAAGTAGCTCTGTAGGGACTTAGGTGTTGACAGAGATCAAGCGGATGTGTCTGTGAGGGTTGTAGTGCAAAGACAGCCggacataaacttttgggagttAGTTCCACTTGAAGGAACTTTGAGATATCGAGTTTACATAGATGATTATCCTGTACCGCGAAATTGGTCAAATTACGACTATTCCGCCCTACAGGTCAATGTGGGGGGAAATATTCCTTGGGAGTACAGGAAGAATGAGGTATGTGTGGGGCTGTGTACCAAAGTGGGGATGAagtgaaggtggctattaagaGATGGTCCACTTTGTGTTTGCAGCGTCAGTTCAGGGTGGAAAAGAGTAGCCCGAAGGTGTATGATGTCCGGTGTGTGCGAAATGATTGCCCATTCAGGGTGCATGCATACAAGGGCAAATGGAAGAATTACTGGGAGGTAACTAaagtggttgagcaccaatgcttgctggcTGAATTGGAAGGTACACATTGCAACCTCACTGCTgaatttgttgctcaatacatgtatcctcagatagtggagaatccaaGTTTCGAGCCCAAGTCTATTAtctgtgccatagaggagaagttcaagtacaagatcgGCTACAACAAAGCTTACTGTGTTAAGCAGAAGGCGcttgagatgaagtggggtatgTTCGAAGCATCCTACGACAACCTCCCTGCCTTGTTCCACACCATTTGCCAGAGAAATCCTGAAAGCTTCTACGACTTGAAATCATACGCAGTTCACCGTGTTATGAGGCAGTTCGGCCTCTACCAGGACTCCCCGCTTCCGGCAACGTCAGCCGTTCCGGCTTCCGTTCACAGGTACAATCCAGTATTTTCATTCTCCTTGCATTAAGAATATTTCGTTTATGTAACTCGTGTAACGATGGTTCCATTAGGGCTAGccgtcagggtggtggtggtggtgggcctggAGTCCTATGGGCTACGAGGATGGTTCACTGGGTCACCCTGTGGGCGACCGCACTAGACGAGGTGGTCCAGGAGGCCCGGCCACACGACGCAGACGCTTTCGCAGCGTACCTTCGCTGGTTCTTACCGAGGACCAGGACGCGGGTCCAACACGTTCCGGCCGAGCCACCGATGGAGACCGCTCTAGTCACCCAGACGTACCGTCGCGCGAGAGACGTCAACTACGACCGCGCGGTAAGCTACTGTAATTTTTGTTGTTACTAAACTTGCATCATTTGTGTGTGACTAACTTCAGATTTTTTCGCTCCCCAACAGATCAACATTATAGGGGATTTGAACAAGCAGCTGACATATGACATCGATAACTTCCACGTGATGAATTCCTTTCAGCAACGTTCACTGCTTACGAGGGCTAGAGATGGCTGCAGGAGGTTCCTCAGTGCCGTTAGCTGCCGTGGCAGGCACGGGGATGTCCTCCGTCCACCACGACCTCCGTACCCCCATGCGTCCACTTCAGCTCCTACTCAGCAGGCTGGTACATCCTCTCACCAGCCCATTCGTCCGCCACCAGCCGGCACCTCCTACGtcataccaccaccaccaccaccaccgtcttggCACGCCACAGCAGGTCCGTCCACCGTTCCGCAGATGCAATACGCATGGTCCTCTTGTCCTTCTTCAGCTGCACCGGAGCTACGACCAGGAGGTTCGTGATGTATACATATTGTAACTCCATTTTGAGAACGCAACGAAACTAACAAAACTGTTTCCTTTGTGATTATAACAGGCTACGCAGACCAAGGATGGCTTTCGGAGGACTCGCACGACGAGGTAGCGAGGTCCAGCGGCCATGCTTGGATCGATGACCTTTTCAGAGTGGACCCCGACCTACTCGGTCCCTCCCAGTTGCCAGACGCCCTGGGTCCTACACAGGGTGCGACCTAGTTCCTCGGGACACCACAGGGTCCTACACAGGATGCGTCCCAGTACCTCGCGACACCTCCTGCGGAGGGAGCGGGAGGACATCCGACTTGCAACGTTCACCCGCCGGAGCCCTAGACGTACGACCAGCAGTAGACCAGAgcagagcagcgcagcgggcagCGAGGCATGGTCGTGGTGCCGGCGAGCCTTgtttcaagcgaggacgcatttagtgcgtaggGCGACTTcttattttttatcatttgtaCGATTACAATGTGTACAATTATCTTTATGTGCGAGGACTACTCTATCTAGATAATAAGTTAAATGCTTTTCATTGTTCGCGTGCGTTCACTATATAAGTCTAAACATTTCCCAATTAAGAAATAAAAGCACACAATTAAAATAATCGATCACTACGAATGAAAATCGTGCGGCAAATAACGGAGTACATGACCTAAGCAAAACACAATGAAAAGGTCCAACAGTACacaacattatccatgaataaacCATGAACACACAACGAAAGGTACAACCGCACACAACGGAGTACTAGCCAATAACAGACTCTACTGAGTACAAcaaggccactttcccttcctcatgGCATCGGGGTTCTCCTCCATCGCTGCTTTtgctcggcgtgcacgctcaagcttcctctccctctcctccctatccgcagcaacacgcctcctttcctcctcttccttgtgctctttctctgcagcctcctctctgagcctcttctccatcctctccttgctCTCTGCCGCCCACTGCAACATGTACTGCATATGCTCCTTGTCCTCAagcttgatctcagtgtcaatccactgctcaaaatcacagagcggtggaggggtgTGCAACAAATGTAAttattacaaaacaaaaaaaaacatgcaagatgtcataagacacaaaataattattgcacaacatcaattcctcaccatcttgttaatgcAGCGCTGACGAATTGTAGGCTCAAACGCAaaattggaacacatccaatacctctgcctatacgtgtcctcttcatcggaattggctaccttgcaaggatcgccgcaaaagcacatgggtactggaacaccactaggtaGAGGCAAAgggtcgaaggcatttccggtcaacCGAACACTActccacctttaccattttCATTGTAAGAACCGGAAGCAACTAAGATTAAAGCATACGACTACCAATTAACATAATAACGTGTGCTGAGATTACCTTACTTTTCCAGCTTTTTCACGCCTTGGCATCCTATGgttgtataataaaaatattaaaatttcatgaaactATACTAGTAAATACttctagatctaaatactaaactatgaactgaAAATAGAATCtactatactaactaagctacatttttaacATTTAAAAGCACACAACATATCtgtagatctaaatactaaactatgaactaaaTACCGAATCTACTGTACAAATtaagctagatttttagcaTCTAAAAGCACAGTGTATTTTTAGATTTGCTATACTACGACATTGAAAAACTTACCTGATGACTAGGAGgtttcttccccttctttcctctctttctttcttccttcccttccttctctccctctctggtTCTCCTCTCAAAAACAACAGGTCAGGTCTGAATGAGGAGAGCTGGGTGGCCTGGAGGGCTGGCTGTGGGGGGGGGTTGTAGGGGGAACCctcgccggcccaggcggcggtaaggACCCCTACCGCCCGCGCGCTGGCCGTACCGTGGTGGTGCAGGGGGTCGGGtccttaccgccggcccaggcggcggaagggccttaccgccgacCCAGCCGACGGTAATGACATGGGCCAGCGGGGTCGACGCCTTACCGCCGCTAAGGACCTTCCGCCGTCTGAGCCAGTGGCAATAGCTCAGATCTGCAATTTTTCCTTctgactatatatttctgcaaaatcaaaaaaatatatatatatatataaaaaaattctgGGGCGGGGCACGCGGCATGCTCCGGACATTTCTGGGGCCACAGGCTATTGGCCTCATTCACCGGACAGCAGGGCCCGGTCGCTCGATGCTGTCCCCGTTTTGTCAgtcctgcttcttctcttctgggccgccgtcgcctcctacTCCACGGCGTCGTCGCCCTACTAACAACCATGGATGTGCCGATCAACAAGCAACGGTTGACAGTGCTAATAATAACCGGCTCTTGTTGACTCCTTTTACTCTTATCTATATTAATTGACTAATGGGAAATATAATATTTGATAAATACTTGACCAACTATATTGATTATGCTCAACCAGCCACATATAATATTATGATCACAAtgagaaaaatatcaaattagCCACAATTCTTTGTGAAATGGACTTCTTATGAAATTATTTGACAACTATGTAATTATTTGACAACTATGTCGTGGTGTGGCTGTCTTTGCCATAAACAAAAATCGCATGAAATAGACTAATAATCATCTTGCAAATCAAGTCGTCATATAGAAGTAATGTTCTCATATTCCCTATGTAAACTGATTTGGGCGTGTTTTTGAACGCATAGGATGCTAATGATGGTTGCTGCCTAATGAACGAACTGATGGTAGCAGTCAACAGAATATATTCTCGAATATGAAATTTACGATGTTTTCAGCcagaaacatcatagatctCGTTAGAACAAATGTgttataaaattttcatcatagatcaacacatttcttatATAGTAACCGTGATCTAGGGCAGGCGCTACCTCAGCGCGGTTCTGTTCATCATTTGTGCTACCGAGATTAGGAGGGAGAAATTAAAGCAGTCCCACCGACCACGCCATGTTTCCTCCGCCATGCCTGCGGTACGCCGTACCGTAGGAATCGTGTTTTTGATTGATGATGATCGCTAGGCAATATGTTTTCATATTGGAATGTCGAGTCTAGTCGCCTCCGTACCGTACGTCCAGAACGACTAATCGTGATTAGTCGGCTTGAAAATGTTGTTAATTCGGCATCATATTACATACACATGGTCGCACCCGAAGAATGGGATCCATTGCTTTGCGTATATGCAACTAAGGGAGGctgtatgtgtatggaaaaaaAGGTTATATAATATAAACTACAATTACCTGGGCCGGGCAGGGCCGATCCGGGGAAGGCAACTGCATCGCTCATCACTGCTTCGTGTCGTACCACGCCTTCAGAGGACCCGACCTATTTTAGTTCTTGCTGACCAGTACCAGGACGCCTTCAGCTCTGGTACTGTCAGTCGTCCCCTTCCTTCATTTTCATTATCTTGTCTCATCATCAGGCGCCGTGCTTTTAGTTGAGCTGTCATGGCGACCACGGAGAGTAGTAGCAACAATACCaatggtggtgctggtggcgaGGGCAACGGCGGCTCCTGGGTTGCGTCctgctggcggcggccgcgctcgGCGCCGGAGTGTCTCTTGCTCTCGGCCGTCCGGTTCGCCGAGAAGGTGGGCCAGACCGCGAGGGACGATCCCAGGCGGGTGGCGCACTCGCTCAAGGTCGGGCTGGCACTCACGCTGGTGTCCGTCGTCTACTACGTCAGGCCGCTCTTCAACGGCTTCGGGGGCTCCGCCATGTGGGCTGTGCTCACCGTCGTCATCGTCATGGAGTTCACAGTCGGTACGTTCACTGCTGCTCCTGATGATGACATTATTAGAGCCCTGTTTTGCTGCTCAACTTACAGAACATTAATATGCAGGTGCAACTCTTAGTAAAGGCCTCAACAGAGCTCTCGCGACGTTGGTCGCCAGTTCCCTGGCCATCGGAGCTCATGAGGGAGCTAGCCTCGTCGTCCCAAGAAGTGAAATGGCAGAGTCCATACTGctcgtcgtcttcgtcttcttcgTAGCGTCCGCTGCGACCTTCTCACGGTTCATCCCGGAGATCAAGGCGAGATTCGACTACGGCGTCAGTATCTTCATACTCACCTTCAGTCTCGTGGCCGTCTCAAGCTACCGCATAGAGGAGCTCATGCCCCTCGCGCTCCAGCGCACCTCCACCATCTTCGTCGGCGTCGCCATCTGCCTCTGCACCACCATCTTGGTCTTCCCTGTATGGGCTGGTGAGGACCTTCacaagctcgccgccggcaaccTTGACAAGCTGGCTGACTTCCTTGAAGGTACGATACGATACGATACGTCGATACCAAATGCACATGCTTGCTTAATGTATGCATGAATTTCCATTTAGAAAACAGATTTCATTTTTTCCATAATGTATGCAGGAATGGAAACTGAATGCTTTGGTGAGAATGCTAGAAGTGGGGATCTGGAAGGCAAAGACTTTCTTCACGCGTACAAGAGCGTCCTCAGTTCAAAGGACAAAGAGGACTCTTTGGTAAGCTCATCTCACTTCACAGATTGTGCACTTTATGTTGAGTACGAGACCTCCATCCTATTCAAGACAATCACAGCAATAATAGTACTCTGAACATTGCAGTGCACACTAGCCAAGTGGG from Setaria italica strain Yugu1 chromosome VII, Setaria_italica_v2.0, whole genome shotgun sequence includes the following:
- the LOC101764414 gene encoding LOW QUALITY PROTEIN: UNC93-like protein 1 (The sequence of the model RefSeq protein was modified relative to this genomic sequence to represent the inferred CDS: deleted 2 bases in 1 codon), with amino-acid sequence MSAMATTQQPVEEKEMSPPAKRGFFRYNSPLTQVFLISLVCFCCPGMFNALSGLGGGGQIDHTTIDKANTAVYACFAVFGVVGGAAHNIFGPRNTLLLGALAYPLYAASFLYYNHHHSETFPVTAGALLGVGVGLLWAPSAQGAIITSYPPPNRHGTYISLFWCFYNLGGVIGGLFPFSFNYHRGSNAASVNDGTYIAFMAFMLVGVTLTLLILPPNKIIRDDGSKATKFTYSSMGKEGTEILKLFTNWKMLLVLPAAWASNFFYTYQFNNVNGVLFNLRTQGLNNVFYWCARMIGSAGIGYFLDFGLASCRKRGLIGVAIVAVLGTAIWGGGLANQLRYKDGKWQDLIFFKDGLRYAGPLLLFFSYGLLDAMFQSLVYWIIGALANDSQILSRYVGFYNAVQSAGAAVAWQIDMHKTPLITQLVVNWALMTVSYPLLVLLLFLAVKD
- the LOC101764813 gene encoding aluminum-activated malate transporter 1 — translated: MATTESSSNNTNGGAGGEGNGGSWVASCWRRPRSAPECLLLSAVRFAEKVGQTARDDPRRVAHSLKVGLALTLVSVVYYVRPLFNGFGGSAMWAVLTVVIVMEFTVGATLSKGLNRALATLVASSLAIGAHEGASLVVPRSEMAESILLVVFVFFVASAATFSRFIPEIKARFDYGVSIFILTFSLVAVSSYRIEELMPLALQRTSTIFVGVAICLCTTILVFPVWAGEDLHKLAAGNLDKLADFLEGMETECFGENARSGDLEGKDFLHAYKSVLSSKDKEDSLCTLAKWEPIHGKFRFRHPWSEYQNLGTLCRQCAATMEALASYVVILTKYQYPEANPELCLKVQTTCSQISLHSARSLRELSSAVRSMTTPAPTNNDLSAAMKAANGCRNELLEDAALLQVVHIAVIASHISDLVIQINKITESVDNLARLARFRNPKITQNDVVINVKIVDNR